One part of the Vitis riparia cultivar Riparia Gloire de Montpellier isolate 1030 chromosome 8, EGFV_Vit.rip_1.0, whole genome shotgun sequence genome encodes these proteins:
- the LOC117919784 gene encoding BRCA1-associated RING domain protein 1, giving the protein MAVPGRRNGLMEEDDDNDEAVFGELIEDEVETPAHLRNLAAAAQLGDVDALRLALDTLNGSIDEPVEDGDTALHLTCLYGFLPCVQLLLERGASLEAKDEDGAIPLHDACAGGFTEIVELLMNSTNNTECVKRMLESVDVEGDTPLHHAARGEHIGVIRLLLAHGASPTKGNIYGKIPSELADMDTEAKRILEAAAVEHRS; this is encoded by the exons ATGGCAGTTCCAGGGCGGCGCAATGGTCTGATGGAGGAAGACGACGACAACGATGAAGCTGTATTCGGGGAGTTAATCGAGGACGAAGTCGAAACACCTGCCCACCTCCGCAACCTCGCCGCAGCCGCCCAGCTCGGCGATGTGGACGCCCTTCGCCTCGCGCTAG ATACATTGAACGGCAGCATTGATGAACCAGTGGAAGATGGGGATACTGCTCTCCATCTGACCTGTTTGTATGGTTTTCTGCCTTGTGTCCAG CTACTATTGGAAAGAGGAGCTTCATTAGAGGCCAAGGATGAAGATGGGGCTATTCCTCTACATGATGCTTGTGCAGGGGGTTTCACCGAGATAGTTGAACTTCTAATGAACAGTACAAATAACACTGAATGCGTGAAGAGAATGCTGGAATCAGTTGATGTAGAAGGTGATACT CCTCTCCATCATGCCGCCAGGGGTGAACACATAGGGGTTATTAGGTTGTTGCTGGCGCATGGAGCTTCTCCTACAAAGGGAAACATTTATGGGAAG ATTCCTAGTGAGTTAGCTGATATGGACACAGAAGCTAAAAGAATCTTGGAAGCTGCTGCTGTTGAGCACAGAAGCTAA
- the LOC117920813 gene encoding zinc finger protein ZAT5-like: MEVQEEVMGSNDQTHVIKGKRTKRQRLSSPLALTMASSSSSGEEGEGDGGGRVSDNSGGVDRATTSPTTSTDHEFAESTEEEEDMANCLILLAQGQSRKVAVPAAAATSSKATGFYVYQCKTCYRCFPSFQALGGHRASHKRPKAVTEEKRTWALMEDEDDQFNHNSTALSLQIPNRGLYSNNKSKVHECSICGAEFSSGQALGGHMRRHRTFTGPPPTMPMATSSPESQEAKKPRNILQLDLNLPAPEDDHRESKFPFATKEQALVFSASPLVDCHY, translated from the coding sequence ATGGAAGTTCAAGAGGAAGTGATGGGGTCTAATGATCAGACGCATGTCATCAAGGGCAAGCGCACCAAGCGTCAAAGGCTGTCGTCCCCACTTGCCTTAACTATGGCATCCAGTTCATCTAGCGGAGAAGAAGGTGAAGGTGATGGTGGTGGAAGAGTCAGTGATAATTCTGGTGGGGTTGATCGAGCGACTACCTCACCAACCACCTCCACTGATCATGAATTCGCCGAAAGCACGGAAGAGGAGGAAGACATGGCCAATTGTTTGATTCTGTTGGCTCAAGGCCAAAGCCGGAAAGTGGCCGTGCCAGCTGCCGCTGCAACTAGTAGCAAGGCCACAGGCTTCTACGTTTATCAGTGCAAGACGTgttacagatgcttcccttcaTTCCAAGCTCTGGGAGGGCACAGAGCCAGTCATAAGAGACCTAAGGCGGTCACAGAAGAGAAGCGGACTTGGGCTTTAATGGAGGACGAAGATGATCAATTCAACCACAACAGCACTGCCCTTTCGCTGCAAATACCAAATAGGGGTTTATACAGTAATAACAAATCCAAGGTTCACGAGTGCTCCATTTGCGGTGCTGAATTCTCATCCGGTCAAGCCTTGGGAGGTCATATGAGGCGGCACAGAACGTTTACAGGCCCGCCCCCTACCATGCCTATGGCAACCAGCAGTCCTGAGTCCCAAGAAGCCAAGAAACCCAGAAACATACTGCAATTGGATCTTAATCTTCCAGCCCCAGAAGACGATCACCGCGAGTCCAAATTCCCCTTTGCCACAAAAGAACAAGCTCTCGTGTTCTCCGCCTCTCCTTTGGTTGATTGCCATTACTAA
- the LOC117920886 gene encoding aquaporin TIP1-1 codes for MPIRNIAFGRPEEATRPDALKAAFAEFICTLIFVFAGEGSGMAFNKLTDNGSATPAGLVAASLAHAFALFVAVSVGANISGGHVNPAVTFGAFVGGNITLLRGILYWIAQLLGSTVACLLLKFSTNGMTTSAFSLSSGVTVWNAFVFEIVMTFGLVYTVYPTALDPKKGNLGIIAPIAIGFIVGANILVGGAFDGASMNPAVSFGPALVSWTWTNHWVYWAGPLIGGGLAGLVYEVVFISHTHEQLPSADY; via the exons ATGCCGATCCGCAACATCGCCTTTGGAAGGCCCGAGGAGGCGACTCGACCCGACGCTCTTAAAGCGGCGTTTGCTGAGTTTATATGTACCTTGATTTTCGTGTTCGCCGGCGAAGGTTCCGGCATGGCCTTTAACAAACTCACTGACAACGGTTCCGCCACCCCCGCTGGCCTCGTTGCCGCCTCTCTGGCTCACGCATTCGCTCTCTTTGTTGCCGTCTCTGTAGGAGCCAACATCTCTGGTGGGCACGTCAACCCCGCAGTCACCTTCGGCGCCTTCGTCGGCGGTAACATCACCCTCCTCCGGGGCATCCTATACTGGATTGCTCAGCTTCTTGGGTCCACCGTAGCTTGCTTGCTACTTAAGTTTTCCACCAACGGCATG ACCACCAGCGCCTTCTCTCTGTCTTCAGGAGTGACAGTGTGGAACGCGTTTGTTTTCGAGATCGTGATGACCTTCGGGCTGGTGTACACAGTCTACCCCACAGCCCTTGATCCAAAGAAGGGCAATTTGGGAATTATTGCACCGATCGCCATCGGTTTTATCGTGGGTGCTAACATTCTGGTAGGTGGGGCCTTCGACGGTGCCTCAATGAACCCAGCAGTATCATTTGGGCCTGCCTTGGTGAGCTGGACCTGGACCAACCACTGGGTCTACTGGGCCGGGCCTCTGATCGGAGGAGGGCTTGCTGGACTTGTGTACGAGGTCGTCTTCATCAGCCACACTCACGAGCAGCTCCCCTCCGCAGACTACTGA
- the LOC117920783 gene encoding E3 ubiquitin-protein ligase RZFP34-like, with the protein MESGLEGQMSTHRHEEDESLMEMGSGRFGCSHYRRRCKIRAPCCDEIFDCRHCHNEAKNALEVDPLTRHDVPRHEIKRVICSLCGTEQDVQQNCIHCGVCMGQYFCSKCKFFDDDVSKQIYHCNKCGICRTGGEENFFHCDKCGCCYSTALKDSHNCVERAMHHNCPVCFEYLFDTTKDITVLHCGHTIHLECLKEMERHFQYSCPVCSKSYCDMSRVWEKLDQEVALTPMPSMFENKMVWILCNDCGETSEVNFHIVAHKCLKCNSYNTRQTRGGPASCSSRIEEMMR; encoded by the exons ATGGAGAGCGGTTTGGAGGGCCAGATGTCGACTCATAGGCATGAGGAAGATGAGTCTTTGATGGAGATGGGATCTGGGCGTTTTGG gTGTTCGCATTACAGAAGGAGATGCAAGATCAGAGCTCCTTGTTGCGATGAGATATTCGATTGCAGGCATTGCCATAACGAAGCAAAG AATGCATTAGAAGTTGATCCTCTCACTCGGCACGACGTTCCTCGCCATGAAATAAAAAGG GTTATCTGCTCTTTGTGTGGCACAGAACAAGAT GTTCAGCAGAATTGCATCCACTGTGGGGTATGCATGGGACAGTACTTCTGTTCAAAATGCAAGTTCTTCGACGATGAT GTTTCAAAGCAAATATACCATTGCAACAAGTGTGGAATCTGCAG AACTGGAGGAGAGGAGAACTTTTTCCACTGTGATAAGTGTG GATGTTGCTATTCAACAGCTTTGAAGGATTCACACAATTGTGTGGAAAGAGCAATGCACCATAATTGCCCTGTTTGCTTCGAG TATCTTTTTGATACGACCAAAGACATTACTGTCTTGCATTGCGGACATACCATACATTTGGAATGTTTGAAAGAGATGGAACGTCATTTCCA GTACTCATGCCCTGTCTGCTCAAAGTCATATTGTGATATGTCCCGTGTTTGGGAAAAGCTGGATCAAGAG GTTGCTTTGACTCCCATGCCATCTATGTTCGAAAATAAGATG GTTTGGATACTCTGCAATGACTGTGGGGAAACATCAGAGGTAAATTTCCATATTGTGGCTCATAAGTGCCTAAAATGCAACTCCTACAATACAAGGCAGACACGAGGAGGCCCTGCTTCATGCTCATCGAGGATTGAGGAGATGATGAGATAA
- the LOC117920784 gene encoding alpha carbonic anhydrase 7-like isoform X1 yields MKKQSNPIFSFGLLLFLLLFVHSTRIIAQEVEDEREFEYIEGSEKGPKHWGELKEEWAACNNGDLQSPIDLSNQRVKVIPKLGDLKRNYKLCNATVKNRGHDISLQWVGDAGSIRINGTEYKLQQGHWHAPSEHSINGRRYDLELHMVHVSPDNNIAVVGLLYKTGRPDKFLSKMMSNITSMADKMEQRKMGVIHPGDIKMGGRKYYKYMGSLTVPPCTEGVTWIINKKKRTVSREQVKQLRLAVHDYAEMNARPVQPLNLREVQFYGPKFSTGDKRD; encoded by the exons ATGAAGAAACAAAGCAACCCAATCTTCAGCTTTGGGCTTCTTCTCTTCCTGCTTCTTTTCGTGCATTCAACACGGATCATAGCTCAAGAAGTTG AGGACGAGAGAGAGTTCGAATATATTGAAGGAAGCGAGAAAGGGCCTAAACATTGGGGGGAGCTGAAGGAAGAATGGGCAGCATGTAACAACGGCGATCTGCAGTCTCCCATAGATTTGTCTAATCAGAGAGTAAAAGTAATCCCGAAGTTAGGCGATCTGAAGAGGAATTACAAGCTCTGCAACGCAACTGTTAAGAATAGAGGCCACGATATCTCG CTTCAATGGGTGGGTGATGCTGGATCTATTCGGATAAATGGCACCGAGTATAAGCTCCAACAAGGCCACTGGCACGCACCTTCTGAGCATTCTATTAATGGCAGGAG GTATGACTTAGAGCTGCACATGGTCCACGTAAGCCCAGACAACAATATAGCCGTTGTTGGACTCCTCTACAAGACTGGTCGACCTGACAAGTTTCTTTCAAAG atGATGAGCAACATAACGTCTATGGCTGACAAAATGGAACAGAGAAAGATGGGAGTGATTCATCCCGGTGATATCAAGATGGGTGGCAGGAAATATTACAAATACATGGGCTCACTCACTGTTCCGCCTTGTACCGAAGGCGTTACTTGGATCATCAATAAAAAG AAAAGGACTGTTTCAAGAGAACAGGTGAAGCAGCTGAGATTGGCTGTTCATGAC TATGCAGAGATGAATGCAAGACCAGTACAACCGCTTAACCTGAGAGAGGTGCAATTTTATGGGCCAAAGTTTAGCACAGGAGACAAGCGTGATTGA
- the LOC117920784 gene encoding alpha carbonic anhydrase 7-like isoform X2: MKKQSNPIFSFGLLLFLLLFVHSTRIIAQEVEDEREFEYIEGSEKGPKHWGELKEEWAACNNGDLQSPIDLSNQRVKVIPKLGDLKRNYKLCNATVKNRGHDISLQWVGDAGSIRINGTEYKLQQGHWHAPSEHSINGRRYDLELHMVHVSPDNNIAVVGLLYKTGRPDKFLSKMMSNITSMADKMEQRKMGVIHPGDIKMGGRKYYKYMGSLTVPPCTEGVTWIINKKYAEMNARPVQPLNLREVQFYGPKFSTGDKRD, encoded by the exons ATGAAGAAACAAAGCAACCCAATCTTCAGCTTTGGGCTTCTTCTCTTCCTGCTTCTTTTCGTGCATTCAACACGGATCATAGCTCAAGAAGTTG AGGACGAGAGAGAGTTCGAATATATTGAAGGAAGCGAGAAAGGGCCTAAACATTGGGGGGAGCTGAAGGAAGAATGGGCAGCATGTAACAACGGCGATCTGCAGTCTCCCATAGATTTGTCTAATCAGAGAGTAAAAGTAATCCCGAAGTTAGGCGATCTGAAGAGGAATTACAAGCTCTGCAACGCAACTGTTAAGAATAGAGGCCACGATATCTCG CTTCAATGGGTGGGTGATGCTGGATCTATTCGGATAAATGGCACCGAGTATAAGCTCCAACAAGGCCACTGGCACGCACCTTCTGAGCATTCTATTAATGGCAGGAG GTATGACTTAGAGCTGCACATGGTCCACGTAAGCCCAGACAACAATATAGCCGTTGTTGGACTCCTCTACAAGACTGGTCGACCTGACAAGTTTCTTTCAAAG atGATGAGCAACATAACGTCTATGGCTGACAAAATGGAACAGAGAAAGATGGGAGTGATTCATCCCGGTGATATCAAGATGGGTGGCAGGAAATATTACAAATACATGGGCTCACTCACTGTTCCGCCTTGTACCGAAGGCGTTACTTGGATCATCAATAAAAAG TATGCAGAGATGAATGCAAGACCAGTACAACCGCTTAACCTGAGAGAGGTGCAATTTTATGGGCCAAAGTTTAGCACAGGAGACAAGCGTGATTGA